A window of Sphingobacterium sp. SRCM116780 contains these coding sequences:
- the trpA gene encoding tryptophan synthase subunit alpha — protein MRKIEKKGDQGLLSIYYTAGYPTLDSTVAIAKKLEESGVDFLEIGFPYSDPVADGPTIQNSSEIALKNGMTVEKLFEQLKDLRKHVSIPVFLMGYVNPLLQYGVERFCESCKAIGIDGIIVPDLPMYEYEELYQDIFEKNEVANIFIVTPQTSEERIKKIDNLSNSFIYLLSSNATTGTKLNVEDKTTAYFQRVKNMNLKNPLVIGFGISNSESFRQATSYATGAIIGTAFVKLLAADSYLEKIPDFIKSIKG, from the coding sequence ATGAGAAAGATAGAAAAAAAAGGAGATCAAGGTCTTCTATCCATATATTATACAGCAGGCTATCCAACCTTAGATAGTACAGTAGCTATTGCAAAAAAACTCGAAGAATCTGGTGTAGACTTTTTAGAAATAGGATTTCCTTATTCAGATCCAGTTGCTGATGGCCCAACGATTCAAAATAGTTCAGAAATTGCATTAAAAAATGGGATGACAGTAGAAAAACTATTTGAACAATTAAAAGATTTACGTAAACATGTCAGTATTCCTGTATTTTTAATGGGATACGTAAACCCTTTATTACAATATGGGGTAGAACGTTTTTGTGAATCGTGTAAAGCTATCGGTATTGATGGAATTATCGTTCCTGATTTACCGATGTATGAATATGAGGAACTATATCAGGATATATTTGAAAAAAATGAGGTAGCCAATATATTCATTGTGACACCTCAAACATCGGAAGAACGTATTAAAAAAATCGATAATCTTTCTAATAGCTTTATTTATCTATTATCTTCCAATGCTACAACTGGTACAAAACTAAATGTAGAAGATAAAACTACAGCTTATTTTCAACGCGTTAAAAATATGAACCTCAAAAATCCTTTGGTTATTGGTTTTGGGATTTCAAATAGTGAGTCCTTCAGACAAGCAACATCTTATGCTACAGGAGCTATTATAGGGACTGCATTTGTCAAATTATTAGCGGCAGATAGTTATTTAGAGAAAATTCCAGATTTTATTAAATCGATAAAAGGATAA
- the trpB gene encoding tryptophan synthase subunit beta, translating to MSKYQVNEKGYYGHFGGAYIPEMLYPNVEELRQQYLDIIQESSFQEEFNQLLRDYVGRPSPLYYASRLSEKYKTNVYLKREDLNHTGAHKINNTIGQILLAERLGKKRIIAETGAGQHGVATATVCALKGLQCVVYMGAIDIERQAPNVARMKMMGAEVIPAESGSKTLKDATNEALRDWINNPVDTHYIIGSVVGPHPYPDMVARFQSIISEETKKQLFEKTGKANPDYAIACVGGGSNAAGMFYHFLDEEAVQLIAVEAAGHGVDSGESAATTALGKEGVLHGSRSILMQTPDGQVVEPYSISAGLDYPGIGPQHAWLFKSGRGHYVSVTDKEAMEAGLLLTRLEGIIPAIESAHALAYLEKMQFKKDDTIVVCLSGRGDKDLDNYMKYFGF from the coding sequence ATGAGCAAATACCAAGTTAATGAAAAGGGATATTATGGCCATTTTGGAGGTGCTTACATTCCAGAAATGCTATATCCAAATGTAGAAGAATTGCGTCAGCAGTATTTAGACATCATCCAAGAGTCTAGTTTTCAAGAGGAATTTAATCAGCTTTTAAGAGATTATGTGGGACGTCCTTCTCCACTTTACTATGCAAGTAGACTTTCAGAAAAATACAAAACGAATGTTTACTTAAAAAGAGAAGACCTTAATCATACAGGAGCCCATAAAATAAACAATACCATTGGTCAAATCTTATTAGCTGAAAGATTAGGAAAAAAAAGAATTATCGCCGAAACTGGTGCAGGACAACATGGTGTTGCAACTGCAACAGTATGTGCTTTAAAAGGCTTGCAGTGCGTGGTTTATATGGGAGCAATTGATATTGAAAGACAAGCACCAAATGTTGCTCGTATGAAGATGATGGGAGCTGAGGTTATCCCAGCAGAATCAGGAAGTAAGACATTAAAAGATGCAACTAACGAAGCATTAAGAGATTGGATAAATAATCCCGTAGATACACATTATATTATCGGATCTGTGGTTGGACCCCACCCCTATCCAGATATGGTTGCTCGTTTCCAATCGATTATTTCCGAAGAAACGAAAAAACAACTGTTTGAAAAAACAGGTAAAGCTAACCCTGACTATGCTATAGCTTGTGTAGGTGGTGGATCGAATGCAGCAGGCATGTTCTATCATTTTCTAGATGAAGAAGCAGTACAGCTTATTGCAGTGGAAGCTGCAGGACATGGAGTCGATTCTGGAGAATCTGCTGCAACAACAGCCTTAGGAAAAGAAGGTGTATTGCATGGAAGTCGATCGATATTAATGCAGACTCCAGATGGACAAGTTGTGGAACCTTACTCCATATCTGCAGGATTAGACTATCCTGGAATCGGACCACAACATGCCTGGTTGTTTAAATCAGGACGAGGGCATTATGTCAGCGTAACTGATAAGGAAGCCATGGAGGCAGGATTATTACTCACCAGACTGGAAGGCATCATCCCAGCCATAGAAAGTGCACATGCATTAGCATATTTGGAGAAAATGCAATTTAAAAAGGACGATACAATCGTGGTCTGTTTATCCGGGAGAGGTGACAAAGATCTAGACAATTATATGAAATACTTTGGTTTTTAA